The Pelecanus crispus isolate bPelCri1 chromosome 16, bPelCri1.pri, whole genome shotgun sequence sequence CCGAGAGGAGAGCCTGTCTGCTCCGGGAACGAACAAGCCCAGACCGCACAGCGGTTTGGGTTTGTCCAAGCGCACGCCACCATGGCTATAGCTGGAGCTCAGCCTGGAAGGGATTCGGTTACCTCCCCTTTCTACCCCGGCTCATCTCTGAGCCTGAAAGAAGCAGGCACCCAGCCAGCTCTTGTTCAGTAAGCGGCTTCCTTGGGAACCTTCCCTGTTGTGACAGCTCAAACATTACAGGGGCTGCCAGAACCAAACCACTCAAGGAAGAGATCCCCTCCCCCTTCTGACATTGACAACCGAGGCGGCAGCAGGCAACACCGCGTGCAGGAGTCTATTTAAAATGTCACCGAGGCACAGGCTGATGGAGGACACCAAGGTGTCCTTCCCCCGCCCTGGAGGTGATGCTGGGGTGGGTCGCTTTGCGTTTTTGTTGTTCCTTTCCTGTGGTCTGCGCCTGCTGCAATCTGACAGCCTCTAATCGCTCAGTGTGAACCAGAAACGTCACTCTCCTCTGTATTGATGATGGTGCTACTCACAAGCACAAGAACATACGCAGGCTCAGCCACCCACCCCAAAAAGCAATGCCCCTAAGCCATCTCGCCCCTCAGCTTTAACCTTcaggtcttttctgcttccctgtcACTTGAaagctgcatttccttctctctccctctccaatTGACAGAGTCAATCTACAGGGCAACTTTTATGTTTAAAGGGAAAGCCACCGGTTTCTCAGGGACAAGGGGCACAAGGTGGAAGAGCTCAAAGAGCCAAGTGCAGGTCATGATGATGTCTCGGCTATGAAATCCACAAAAAGGCCCACCTCCTCTCCTTGCCAGCCCCGGAGGGGTTCCCAATCAGTCtcacctcctgcagcagcaaggcCTGAACAAGCTATAAGGAGCATAACAGGCAGAGGACCGAATTCCTCACTGCAACAACAGCAGGCAGTTTTCTGACATCCCGCTCCCATTTTGCTCAGAGACAGGAGCCATCTTGAGCCCTTTGCAGACTTGTTCCTGGCACTGCGAACAGTCACATCAGAGAAAAGTGAACTCAGCGGTAGGGCTGTGATTGTTCCTCTCCCCACATCCCAGAGCATAgcgctcctctccctcctcaaaCCAATTCCCTTACCCAAATTCCaaataaaactcattttctGGGTCCTTCTAGCCATTTCCACCCACGATTCAACCACTCAGCTTCCCCTTCCGTGCTTCCTCTTTGTCCAACCATTCAGTCCAAGATCTGACCTAATTAGTTGATTGCCAATTCCAGCTGTGGATGCACATTGCTTTGTTagagcagagctgccttttAAAGCAATAATTTGTATCAGACGGGATTTGAAATGACGAGGCCTCAAAACGCCTTCAGCTGAAAGGTGTCCAACGGgaatttttaaagggaagagTTCAAATGGATTCTGAAAATAGCAGACTGGTTTTCTAACTCTTACTTAAGGCCTGGTGTTCTGCAGCTTGGAGGGCAGGAAAGTATTTGGGAGGTTTTTGCAGCAGGAGCCCAGAGGAGAAAGTGAGTTTGTGATATCCTTTAGCAAGGGATCGTCTCTGGGTCTAAATGTTGACGTCCTACACACCACGCTGAGTGCAAGACACTTTAAGGCAATAAGTGTGTGGTTTCTGACACCGGAAACATCTCAGAAGATCGGTCAGTAACATGGTGACCCAGGCAGGTGACCTTGGGTCTACCCCACAGCCTAAGTCACCAGGGCTCTGCTTCTCAGGGCAAGAGGCTATTTAAGAGCTAAAAGGCAAGGATGGGCTGGAAGCTATTTAAGAAGAGCTAAAAGGCAAGGATGGGCTGGTTTCCCTACTCAGCTTTTtgcccccctgcccacccactCACCTCTAACTCTTGGGTTCAGCAGGGACTCAAAGATGTTTTTTACCAATTTTACCCCCCGCCCTGACAAAACAGGATTCAGAGAAACTAACTCCATCACAGCACGGTTCATCTTTCTGTCAGAGGTGTGCATCgcttctctcttccccagcaAGCCCCAGGCAGCCGTTCTCATCCTCACCCCAAcgtctgcagctgcagctctaAACCAAGCCGGGGGTGGACTCTGCTCCCAAACAGAGCCCCGGCCCTTGCTCCGCTGACAGATCTGAGCTCCCACACCTGGATAAACTAACATCAGCGCTAACTCAGCACACAGCTTACAAGCCACGTTTtgggctccccagcccccttcCCACTCAAGTTTATCGTCCACGAAGCAGCACTGTTGAACAGACAACATCATGCCCAAGCAGGCCACCCTCCACCCACCCTTGTCCACCTCCATAGAGGAGAAAGGTAGAACAAAGCCAGAACAATCCCCCAAACAAAATGACACCAAGAAAGAACTAGAACAAAGAATTGTTTAATTGCTTAACCCTTTCTCTTCCAGGGACCAGAGAAACAAGTTTTCTGCTCCTTCTAATGAGGGCAGTAAGGCTTGTGTGTTACCTCTACAACTGCAGGGGCAAAGTTTACGAGATGATCATCTTTAGTACTTGAAAAAGTGAGAAGCAATGGTCATTGCAACACTAAGAGAATCCTAGAGTCTCCTAACGGAGAGCCCATTGCtagaatacaaaaataaaggagGCATCCCTGCATATCCCAGGCTGGAAAGAGTTAAccagaaagagcaggaagaagCATTCCCAAAGAGGGGGTTGAAGTAAACAGCAGAGGTCAATAAAGCAACATCTTCTCCCTACTTCCCCAGCATGTTTTTTCCCTCACCAATAAATACAAATTCCTCATTAACAAGCGACAAAGCAGGTAATCTGCCCACGACAAGGGGAAAAGGGCTagaagcagaaagatttttctctccccttctctcctattattatttatcttttttaaaccaaagcagccattaaaaaaagcaatccactgcagaggcagggaaTCCTGTAGCTTTCACACTGCAACTGGCAGGTAAAAGAGCTGCACTGTCTCACAAGggtaaaaacaacaaaaaatagctGCCACAGCAGAAGGTgaatggggagggagaggtctgttcttttcagaaatcttttaaaaaatcaaagtcTGCAGACATTGTCtactgaaagctgaagaaaaaaagtttgagtgggaggagaaggggggaaaaaaagaggatgcaTCTAGTAGGAAAGCCTGAAGCAAGAAAAGGCCAGACCATGTCAAAAAGCCACCCAAGTGAGAGGAATTTTCTGTTGCCTCTGGGTTTTGAAGAGCATTGAGTGCCGGGGTACACCTGGGGTGGGGGAGCTTGTACACAACCAAACAGGTAAACTGAGCAAGCAGTCACATCTACCGCGCTGGTACTGCGTGAAAACAAGCAAACGTGCCCTCAGCAGCCAAGTGACAATCTGTCCCAGGGGAGCTCTGCTTCAGCAGGAGAAGACGGAGGGCGAGTCTGCCATCTCAGCTCAGCAGAGCACAAGGACAGCCAGTCGTCTATGGGTGGTGAGGGGCACGCTCCCACAAGACCGGGGTTCGCTAAGGCTCGGTTTCACCCACACGTGAAAGAGCAGATGGACATCTTTGTCTGAGGGGCAGAGATCAGATCCCAGACAGCTCCACTGCAATGACAAGGGGGGCACGGGGGATCCCTCTGTGCAGGGAACAGTGTCCTTGGAGAGATGCTGCCAGCTACAAGCCTCTCTGacctctctccctcctgcacAAGGCTCACTTGTCTCAAAGACTGTtctggaagggagaggaagccAGTTACCTTGATCAGCCAGCACTGCGCAGCCTCTCTCATCAATGCCTGGCAGCCAGAAGCAgccagagaaggaaagggaggcCTCTCATCTTTCCACAGCAGGAACAGGAAGACCAGGGATTGCACCACATGGAAGAACAGCCCTAAtgcagcacacacacatgcGCACACACTCCCAGACACACATCTCACACCCCTGGGACCAAGGCTAGCATGTTCAGACCTTCAGCAGTAAGAGATACGAGACAGCGCAGAGCAGTTAAGATCTCCAGGGGCTCTTTGGTCTTAGTTGATAGTCCTAGAAAAAACAACCTCTTCAGATTCGGTTGTAGCACAGCTGGGTAAGATCTACTTGAAATTTAGTGTTTGGCAACTGCAAGAGGGGGAAGCGGAGCTGCATGTTACATGAGAGGGGGAGGAATGGAAGTACAGTGCCGCATTTCTAGGTGTactcctggctctgcagccagagTCAGCGTGTGGAGAGcgggaagaggaaggagggttCCTGAGAGGACCACTAATCCATCAGATGTTACACCAACAACGAGGTGGAGAAGGCCCACCTTGGCCAAGGCAGAGCAGCTGGCTGCacaaaaatgctgctgtctAAAAGCTCAAAACTTTAGTTGCAACATATACACGGTGGCAACATTCTCAGCTCCAGCACAGGCGGCATGGAGAGGAGAAGGTGAACACAGCTACATACATTTTGGGCAACGGagagagcagctctggaagGGTGCTGTTACCAGCCCCTTGCCTTGGTAGCTTTAGCTACGTGAGTCCTAGGCCTCTGATCAAACCTGCTCCCATTGCCGTCACCTTTCTCCAGGGGTTCATAGACCACAGAAGAAAGTAtcagagctgggcaagcacatCCCGCCCTGTTGAGCTGCACATACTCAGTGCCTCCACTGATTCATCAACTAAGACAGATGCCCAGGGACACGACAGGCAATATCCAGTCCTTAATACAACACAGCTACATCTGGTGACAACGTGTTAAGAGATGGAAGCCAGAAGAAAGATGTTATGGGACAAAACAGGTATTTCATGGCCAACAGTCCTAAACCAGGGGCCTCTAGACAGGCTGGTAGCACAAAAGCACAAAAGCTTTCAAGACCAAGATCACTGCAGTAAATTCATTCCATAACCCCTGCCCtagatttgtattttattcagGAATTTAACATCCCCTCTGCAAATGCATGAATGCAGGCAACATCCCCCTGTACCACATCATACAGCagctctggaaagaaaatcacCAGCTTACACTGCTTACAGACAACTCAAAGACCCCTGTTGGGACTAAATTCCACTAAAGGCAAACCCCGAACTGCACTGCCATGCTGCTCAGTAGCGTGacgggagaaggaggaggtggtgaCGATGGTTTAAAGAGACGGCcgctcctgcccctgccagctTGTCCTACTCTGTGCATAGTGCGAAACAGTGCAGTCATTCATCAGAGAAAGTTCAGGACCAAGGAAACTAGGTTCCCTTTCAGCCAAACAAttagaggaaggagaggcagttcTGTTTTAGCTGGGCCGGCACTGGACTTGCCCCTCTGAGCTGTCTTCATCATCTGAGCCTCCAGCCCCACCACTGGTCAGTCCTGTAATCCGGTACCCCATGTTCAGTAACATCACCTCCAGCGGGTCTGCATTCATTCGTCTCTGGTTAGCTTGGGAAGCACCTTCCATGTCTACTACCACACGGCCATTAAGGGTTTCACTCTGCAAGGCAAGAAGGGAGAGAACTCAGCAAGGCAGCGCTAGGACCAaagaggggctgctgctgcaactATCAGGAGATCCCAATAGGAAAGACCGGTACGTGTTACATCTCATGACAAGACGAGAGTCTTTTACTGCAGCTCTTACCTCTGGCCTGGGGTTCCACAGTCGTACAACTGGGTCAATGCCGCTGGTGGCCAGGAAGCAGTAACTGGGATGAGGCTGGAGACAATTCACAATCGACTCGTCTCCCTGCAGCACTCTAACAAGGTTGGTGGTTTCTTTCTCCCAGATGAAGAAGGAGCCGTCATCTGACCCACTGACTATGTACTGTGCATTGCTAGGGTGAGAGGAGCAGAGACTGGAGATCACAGCTCAGAGCCAAAGCTAGTCTCTAGCAGACATGAGAATCTCAGTTGGCTTCTATAATCAGCAGGCTGCCACCCCTCACGCTTATGGATCCAGATAAAGCTTTCTGTGTTGgttccctccatccccaggaTTCATGTTTTCAATCCCAAATGGCTTTTCTGAAACGCTAGCCCAGCTGGGTCCTCTGTGGATCTGCTACTGAACCAGCTATTCATGCAGCCACACAAGGAGGAGGgtttctgtcatctttttcaACCCTGCAAACCAGTGTCAGCGTCATTTTATGAACAGTCACATGGGGCTACGCATGAGGCTTTATCCGATGGAAGAGagcattctgctgctgctcacacTCCTGTCCTGCATCCCTATTATGCTCTGCCAACATACCTGCCAAAGAAATTGGCCTCTTTGATGTCTGTAGTAGTGTTACAGTGGCCACAATATCGGAATTTGTAGTCGTAGCTGCGCTCCCTCAGCACCATCTCATCCTCTGAGATGGAATCCTTGCGGCCTGTGGCTCGCAGCCGGATGGGGCCACCCCCTTTCTTGTCTTCAGCTGGAAAGACAACAGATTTCCCTCGTCACAATTTGGGGAGGAACATGTTCTAAGCCAGCAGCACTCTAGGGAGACCCCCGCAGCTTTAGAGAAGAGTTAAGGACAATtccagcagggagcagggcttaGAGCACAAGCTTCCTTCCAGATTATCTCCTGGGTACATTAGACCCCCTTTATCATACTCTCGCTCAAGAGCAAACCAGGACCAGGCGCAAGGAAAGAACAGGCTCAGGCCAGTTTTTGTGCACAGTAACAAGCAATCTCTCTCAGAAGTTGGAGCTTTACTTCAGAGGGGCCGTTTAAGGAGAAAATTCCTTGTCCAATCATTGGATTTTAGTATAACCTTGAAGAACCAGTTCTGGACACTGGCACTCACCGTTATCGCTCTTGGAGAAGAGGGCTGCATTGATGTCTCTGTCTAGCGCATCGCAGGCACTGCTATGTGCTTGTTCTGGGAACTTCCCTTTAAAGTCATCCAGACACTCCAGTGCTTCTGCCACGTACTTGAGTTCAAAGAGACAGCGGGCAAGACGGAAATGGGCCTTCAGGTGGCACGGATTCAAGGATATGGCCTTCAAGCAGTCTCTTAAAGCATCGTaatggtccccatccctgaagaAGAGGGAGCGGTGGATTAGATAGCCCAAACAGAAACAGCATACATTTTCCACTGCCATTTCCCAGCCCTCGTTTCACTCCAAAGCTTGTTGTTTCCAGCTCTCTCTATGCAAGCAGACACCCCACAAGCTCACATACTAACAGCATTTGCTATTTCCCAGGGGCACCATCTGACCAAGCCCAGCTTCCTGAATGCACCTCCACATGTACACAGGCAGCCCTGTAATGTGACCACACAGGGAAGCCCAGCAAGTCTTGACCTGCCATTTTAAATCCGACAGAGCAGAGCTCACTGATAGAACACATTTAGGGAAGTCCTTTGAAGATGGAGGATGCACAAGCCCTCTGGCCAAGCAGACACAAGGCCTCTCCTGCAAGGCGAGCAGGGCCTCATCAGAGCACGGCAGCTCACGCGTGCCCCTTTGTGGACGCACAGCGTGGCAGCATGTTTCCCTGCCCACAGTCACAGCCACTTGTAGCCCTCAGGAAGGAGCTACAGAACCAGCACACTTCATAGCCCTGATGGACACATGCCTAAAGCAGCAGTCTCTTCCCACCTTTACAGGGAAAAACCTTCAAGTCTTAGAAATAAGTGTTATAGCAGACTGGTatcataataaatatttatatccTATTTACAGTTACTGGAGACTACACTTCATTTCCCTAAGCTCCATGGCTGCGGGAATAAGAATGCCTCTGCTTGTGCTCTGGAAGCAGGAGAGACTTGACGAACCTTGCGTGCTGGTATTCGGTTCAGACAGGTAGAGGCTGAGAAGTCAGCCAGGGCTGACACACCTGGGGTACCAGCATCGAGCCTAAACTGTTCAGAGGCACCACAATCTGCCTTAAGAGAGCGCCAAGTCTCCACATGAtggctaataataataataataatgtttcaCACCTGTAACCTATGTGCACTGCACCTACCGAAGTCTGAAAGAGTCCCAAGGGAAAGGGGGTGAACTGCCCTGTACCTCCCACAGGGTGACAATTTTAGATGACGTGGAGCCTTTGTCAGGGAAGAGGTGCTCCTGTGCCTCTACTCGTTAAAGGGAGCTCCAAATCTTTGGGTTACATGCTAAGCAATGCTTATGCAGTGCCACAAGCATgttctgcaaaacatttcatcCTATTGCTCCCTCCCGTCTAGGTGGATATTGGCCACATATTACAGCTTGCTAGCACAGCACAGAAGGTGGAGTGCCTTGTCCGTGagatctgcagcagagcagaagaaacaTGGTTCTTGAGGGCTGTGTTTGCAGCACTGCGTCTGTGTTAATCCAGGAGGCTGGATGCACAGCATCAGGCCACTTTTGTTCAAAGAAAGAGGGAATGCAAGTTACCTGTTATGATGACAGACGGGTGTCTCACATTTTCAGAGCTGACTGGGCTATTAGCTGCTTTGCCACCCTCAGAAATCCTTCAACCTCAACTACCAGTGTCAGACAGCCCAACAGACTGGTGTGAAAACATACACGTTAAGATGTAAAGCAGGCACCGAGTCCTCTCATTGTTACAGGTTTGACTCAGCTTGTGCAAAAATGCTCTAACTAGAAATCAGCTAAGTACCATCAACGCAGACTGCTAAAAGCAATCTGGAGAGCGATGCAGTTGGCTCTTATgagcaaattttaaaaggacagcCTTAGAAGCGCTGCAGACTACAAGTAGCATCTTAAGGGAGATGAGCAAGGGGAGGTTAGGAAATTACAGGCCTTCCTTTCTTCTAGATCTCTCTGTTATTCAGAGAAGGAGACCAAAGCAAGACCTGCAGTACGCTGCAGGGTGGCCTACAGCTGTTCCTGCTCCGAATGTGAAGGACACCTTAGGAGACACGTGGTGGGTCAGCGTGGGTCACTGTCCAAGTGCCTCACCCTCCTCCTCAGTGACATCCCAGCCACCTCCTGCCATACACCAGTTGCTGTTCCTAGCAGAAAAGTGCCCCGTCTTTTCTGCACCTGAGAAGATATCAGCTAAGCACTATTTAAATTCTAATCGTTGCATGCCACAGAAACCCATTGTGCATATATTTTTTCACATCTTCCTGCTACTGAAAACTGTAGCAAAGCACTAGCTGACACACAGAAAGGTTCAGATCTGCCAACATCCTTCGGGAAAAACGATTCCtataagaaaaatgtcattcatGAGATCAGCACTCAGCTTCTGTCTTCCATTCCTTAATCCCAACCTATTGTTCTTCTCCCTCTGAACACTGAGGTCTTTTTGAGGCAGCTCCCAAATCTCTCCTATTGCAAAACAGCCAGTAGGCCAGTTACCAACAGTCACAACAACTGCTGGCTGCTCTTTATCTTGGCAAGAAGATGGGAGAATGCATACTGGGGAtttcagcagggagaggagaaggataTCCTCACAAAGCAAATGTAGATGCAGGACCACagctattttaaatatgttaatgGCAAGTCATGCTACTCAGTCTTACTCTGCTCAAGGGGACAGATACTAAAATAACTCAGCTGTATCTTGCAGATGCAGCTCTGGCTATTGGTCACAGAAGACATTACCTACTGCAGAGGCTACAGCCTGTTTTGCAACAATCAAGACGGAACCTCCCCCAGACTCTGAGGCACCAGTGGCCACCTCCCCAGATCCCTCAGAGAGGTTTGTTTCCAGTGGAGGGGAGTGGGGGTTAGCTGGGGTAGCACAGGAACCACCAGGTCACGTCTGACTAGCTGCAGTACTAGTTACTTGGATAAAGCAGCAACCAAAGCAACTCCAGGCAGTCCTACAACAAATCTTATATCATGAGATAGGAAGTTATAAAGCATAGTAACCATTACCTCATCTGTTGGCAGCAGATTTAGAGCCATACTCTAATGCAGATCAGAACTAtccaaagaaacacaaacacCCTTGGAGACACTCATAATGCTGTTACTCAGAAGTGgatttctggtttctttttaaacaggaaaggaaCAGAACATTACTCAGCATGCCAGTAGGCAAAATGATGAGCTACTACCAGCTGTGCTTGCCTGTGCAGTTATCTGTGGCTGTAATTTCTCCAACACATGCTGCTGTGCGATCCCCTTGTTCCGTGCCAGAGGTGACCCACTTATGGCACGATCCAACAACCCCAACCCTGTTCCACAGGTAGGGAAGCCAGGTGCTTCGCAGTGGACAACAAGGCATCCATGGTACTCAGAAGTCAGGCACCAGCGCTGCCTGTGACATTAAACTCTGATATTCTCTGCTTCCTTACCACTTGCGCTTCATGTaggcagcagctctgtttcCATACAGCATGGCGTTGTTGGGGGCTTTCTGGACTGCTTTGCTGTATAGCTGGATGGCTTGAGTCCACAGCTGGCAAGCAAAGGCCTCGTTGGCTTGCTGCTTGATTCTCTCCAGATATGGAGGTAACTCCACTTGGGGactgaagggaaagaaggaaggagcacAGGTAAGTCTCACATGCTAGTGCTCTGTTAACTCCAGTTAAATGTCTGCAGTGTTTTGTTCTAGCTTAGCAAGTCCCAGCAAGCACTAGCTAATAtcaaaagtttcagaaaaaggcagaagagaccCTGTACCCAAATAACCTGAATTTAAGAGGAAGGTTTCTTTTTGACTATCATTTgaccatttccatttttttctttatatacagGCATCCACTCAAAATTGAACAGTGTGTATTTTAAGCATCTAATCCCTCAGACTTCACCAATACATCTTTCCGTTGACTGCATAAACAACATTTCCAATCCTCTTTTAGCAATGTGTAACAGAATGCAAATTCAGATGGAAACCAAGCATCCGAGCTCACTGGGCTGCACAAGGCCCATGCTCAGCAACCCAAAACTCCAGCCACATCTCTGCTGCCGTGGTGGAGGGGCCATCTAGAGGTAACAAGCTGAAAGCATTCAGCAAAGTGACTTTGGTGGAACCTAGACTACCCATATATGGTATTAAGCAACTGTGTCTTGACTTCTAACCATGTCTCATCAGCTGGAGGAAAAACAGTCAGCAAGATGTGCTTCAagtctgcttctgctttgcccCAACTGCATTTTGCTCTTAAAGAAAGAGAGCAGCAGGAACAATGGAAGAGGGCTCTCCATCCGTTCCTAGCTCACATGCAGACGGCAGGAGTAATAACTCCAGCGTCATTGTTGTAAAGCAATTTTGGTCACTTCAGTTCAGTTTGCAGAAAAAACCAAATGACAAAGAGAAGCAAGGCTCTTTCGACCTGACAGCCTCTCCCATTTACCAAGACACAGTTCGTGAAGGCCAGGAAGTAACAACCACTCAGGACAACTAAGAACACCTGGCTTCCAGGCCTGAAAAGTCATTTCTTAGTTTTGTCTGCAGTAATTCATcgtaagaggggaaaaatcctCATGGATAACATTTCTCCCAAGACACTCTTGCCTGATCTGACTCTTGTTCGTAGCCCACGCATCAGAAGCAAATACAGCTCCTAGGACAGAGGCCACTTGACAATCAAGTCAACACGCCAAGTGGATTCGCACTTCACACCTTGTTTAGCAGCACCTAACCCTGGCAAGAGGAAGAGGACACGAACAAAGCCGTAGGGCTTTCATGTAGGTAGATCTGCTCCCTTACCTCACATGCGCTCTTCCTTCAGACAAGCGGAAGCCATTGCTGTGGAGATGGATGCCATTTGACACTCCATTGGTAGAGGTTTTTCCATTCTGCACTTCTGaaggttaggaaaaaaaaaatagagccaTGCTAAGTATCAATTTAGATTACACAAACTAATATTTGAAGCTTCAGGGGTTTATTTTACAGCAGAGCCAAGCCTATGCCATAGCCCCattcagagcagaaataaaacttctgtGATTCCTCCAGGCACCTGGATTTGATTTGCCTTCTTACATTTACTACAAAATCGCTGCAGTATCCTTCACAATACAACTCTAGAACAGAAAACTAGACACACCTAGAATTAagtatacacacacaaagagAGGGCAGCTTGAACTGAACTGCCTTCAGACCGACTCTAGGCCATAATCAGAGGACCTGACTGACCACCAGAAGCCTGACATTTAAAACTGCAGAAGCATTTAGTAACATTAGTAACTTTGTATTTCAGATTCAGTCAGATAAAGAATCATAGACTACAGAACAAGGAGGATGAGGGGAACCACTGGAGGAATCCAGTAAAGGAATTCcagatgcttttttcctttctttcttttcttacccTACTGCTTGAGGAGCAGTTACAAGCTGAACTAATCCTCTGAAGGTCATGCAGCCACATCATCTGCCATTTCTATAGAAAATACTCAGCTTCAAGCTTTACAAACTGCATTTATGTTGCAGCTGGGAGCGCTCCTGCGGCCATTTCACAGGTTGGGAAACTGGGGACACTGCCCAACCAGTCTACCGAACTGCTCAGAGATTTCAGTGTGCAGAGACATGCATGCGCATAAAGCTCAGCCTTTGTACTGATACCGCCTTTTCACAGCCTTTGCCTGAACTTTCTGTGCCCAACAGGGTGGAGCGTTTGCTGCAACCGCACCACTGCGAGCCTGTGCAAACGCTGTCCTGCCGTTTAAAGCATGACCTCACCAGATACCACAGCACAGATCACCCACATGCATtcaagacagaagagaaaggcaggcagggcatGTATTTGCTACCAGGATGTGAGTGTTAGATTAAGGCCTAAGGTGAGCTGAGTACACAGATCGAACTCTGCCAGAGTGCTTTGAGAacggggaaggggctgagcaGGGAACACTCCCTGATAAGAGTCAGCCTCTGCTCGGGGAATAACGCTGTAGCCATTCACTGCGTGCTGCCTACAGTATCTGTGTGCAAACGGGCCCTGTAAGAAACAGGGCCAGGAACAAAAAGGCTTTTGGATTTACTTATTCATCAAATAACTGACTTTTTGATTCAACTATCTCACCAGGAGGGATATTAGTGACACACCAGATTCTTAGACTAGGGAAGAGATTGTTCTGTCTCCTTCCTAATGGGTGTATAAGTGGATAACATGTATTCTACATTTTAttagtacattttaaaaaataaaaacaatatacTGTTTCCATCCCTGTCCACAAAGT is a genomic window containing:
- the WDTC1 gene encoding WD and tetratricopeptide repeats protein 1 isoform X2 yields the protein MLGCTAALPIASFRLPHCKKMAKANITRDIIHRQIKERGALGFERHYHVTDPFIRRLGLEAELQGHSGCVNCLEWNEKGDLLASGSDDQHTIVWDPLHHKKLLSMHTGHTANIFSVKFLPHSGDRILITGAADSKVHVHDLTVKETIHMFGDHTNRVKRIATAPMWPNTFWSAAEDGLIRQYDLRENSKRSEVLIDLTEYCGQLVEAKCLTVNPQDNNYLAVGASGPFVRLYDIRMIHNHRKSMKQSPSAGVHTFCDRQKPLPDGAAQYYVAGHLPVKLPDYNNRLRVLVATYVTFSPDGTELLVNMGGEQVYLFDLTYKQRPYTFLLPKKCHTSGEVQNGKTSTNGVSNGIHLHSNGFRLSEGRAHVSPQVELPPYLERIKQQANEAFACQLWTQAIQLYSKAVQKAPNNAMLYGNRAAAYMKRKWDGDHYDALRDCLKAISLNPCHLKAHFRLARCLFELKYVAEALECLDDFKGKFPEQAHSSACDALDRDINAALFSKSDNAEDKKGGGPIRLRATGRKDSISEDEMVLRERSYDYKFRYCGHCNTTTDIKEANFFGSNAQYIVSGSDDGSFFIWEKETTNLVRVLQGDESIVNCLQPHPSYCFLATSGIDPVVRLWNPRPESETLNGRVVVDMEGASQANQRRMNADPLEVMLLNMGYRITGLTSGGAGGSDDEDSSEGQVQCRPS
- the WDTC1 gene encoding WD and tetratricopeptide repeats protein 1 isoform X1, translating into MLGCTAALPIASFRLPHCKKMAKANITRDIIHRQIKERGALGFERHYHVTDPFIRRLGLEAELQGHSGCVNCLEWNEKGDLLASGSDDQHTIVWDPLHHKKLLSMHTGHTANIFSVKFLPHSGDRILITGAADSKVHVHDLTVKETIHMFGDHTNRVKRIATAPMWPNTFWSAAEDGLIRQYDLRENSKRSEVLIDLTEYCGQLVEAKCLTVNPQDNNYLAVGASGPFVRLYDIRMIHNHRKSMKQSPSAGVHTFCDRQKPLPDGAAQYYVAGHLPVKLPDYNNRLRVLVATYVTFSPDGTELLVNMGGEQVYLFDLTYKQRPYTFLLPKKCHTSGEVQNGKTSTNGVSNGIHLHSNGFRLSEGRAHVSPQVELPPYLERIKQQANEAFACQLWTQAIQLYSKAVQKAPNNAMLYGNRAAAYMKRKWDGDHYDALRDCLKAISLNPCHLKAHFRLARCLFELKYVAEALECLDDFKGKFPEQAHSSACDALDRDINAALFSKSDNAEDKKGGGPIRLRATGRKDSISEDEMVLRERSYDYKFRYCGHCNTTTDIKEANFFGSLCSSHPSNAQYIVSGSDDGSFFIWEKETTNLVRVLQGDESIVNCLQPHPSYCFLATSGIDPVVRLWNPRPESETLNGRVVVDMEGASQANQRRMNADPLEVMLLNMGYRITGLTSGGAGGSDDEDSSEGQVQCRPS